The genomic segment ACCGCGCCGAGAACACCTGGCACCTCCTCGACACCGCCGCGCACCCCTTCCACGTCGACTACATCGCCACCCGCATCCTCGGCATGGACCTCACCGCGCTCGACGCGGACCTCGACGCGTTCAACGCCTCCGTCTACATGGACCCGGACCGCCGCTTCCTGCTCGGCGTGCTCTCCCTGCACACCGACGAGGACCCCGAGGGGCGCGAGCGCACCTTCCTCGTCCTGGAGACGACCGAAGCCGACACCATGCACGGCGAACTGCTCGCCTCCTTCTACGAGTTCGTGCGCACCCGGGTCGACGGCAGGCTGCCGCTGCTCCTGAAGCCCGCCAACCACGGGCAGGAGGAGGCGCTCGCCGCGATCAGCGAGCAGAGCGTGCCGCGCATCCTCAGCCACGAGCTCTTCGGCACCCGCGCCCGCACCCCGCTCAACCCCGGCGAGGCCACCGGACGGCTGCGGTTCTTCCGTACGCACGACGCGTACACCGCGGCGGCGGGCGAACTCGGCTGGGCGGACATCGTGGCCATGCCCTGCCTGCCCGACGACGTGCCCCGCGTGGCGGGATTCCTCAACACCGCGCCGATCACCCCGCTGTCCCACACCAACGTCCTCGCCTCCGGATGGGGCATACCCAACGCGATCGTCCGCGACCTGGAACAGCTCGTCGAGAAGGACGGCCTGGACGGCGCGTGGGTCCGCTACCGGGTCCGCGAGGACGAGATATCCCTCGAACGGCTCGACCGGGCACCGGACCTGCAGGCCCCCGCCTGGCACCAGCAGCGCATCCGCCTCGAACCGCCGCTCCTCGAAGACGCTCCCGTCCTCGCCCTGCACCGGCTGCGCAGCACCGACCGCGACCGCTACGGAACGAAGGCCGCCAACCTCGGCGAGCTGCACCACGTGCTCGACAGCCGCACCGCCGACCTCACCGCGTTCTACGGCCGACCGCGCCCCCCGCGCGAGAACCTCTACGGGCACCTCGCCGCACGCCTCGGCCTCAGCGCCTTCCACACGGGCGCCCCCACCGACGGCGAACTGCGGGCGGCGGCGGCCCAGTTCGTGGCCTCATCGGTCAGCGCCCCGAACGGCGTCGCGCTGCCCTTCGCGCTCCAACAGCACTTCCTTGCCTCGTCCACCGTCCTGCAACAGGGCATCGGCAAGCTGAAGATGGCACTCGAACTCGACGCCACCGACGTCCTGGACTCGCTCTGCCTGCAACTCCAGCACCTGATCCGGCAGACCCCCGTCCCCGAATCGGTCACCCGGCAGATCAGCCAGGCGTTCCCCGCCGACTCCGGAGGCCGCCTCGTGGTGCGCTCCTCGTCCAACGCCGAGGACCTGCCGGGCTTCTCCGCCGCCGGCGTCTACGACTCCGTCACCACCGTCCACGGCACCGGTGAACTCCTGGACGCCGTACGCCAGGTGTGGGCATCGCTGCTCTCGCCCCGCAGCGTGCGCCTGCGCCACGACGTCGGCATCTCGCTGGACGACACGTACATGGGCGTCATCATCCAGGAGTACGTCCCCGCCTCGCTCGGCGGCGTCCTGGTGACCTGCAACCCGACCCGCCGCGAGGACTTCCGCAACGTCTACCTCAACTGTTCCCCCGGCTCCCCGGAGCAGGTCGTCGAGGGCTCGGTCCTGCCGCAGCAGTACCTGTACAACACCGTGGAGGGCGGCGGCCGCACCGTCGCCCTCGGCTCCTGGGGCGACGGGCTCTCCGCCGCCACCCGCGCCCGGCTCGCCGACCTGTCCCTGACCGGGCGGCTCCTGCAGTCCCACTTCAGCGCGGACGACGTGGACAGGCCGCTGGACATCGAGTGGCTGATGACCGACCGGGGCGACTTCCGGCTGGTCCAGATCCGCCCCTACGCGCTGTGAGGGCGGCGTCGGGACAGCAGGCGACCACCGGCCTCACGGACACCGCCCGCCGCATCATCCGCCTCAACTACGGCTTCCAGCTGCTGTTCAACCTGCTGTGGTGGATGCCGGTCTTCTACGCCTACCAGAAGGCCGCCGGGCTCTCCGACGGACAGATCTTCGGCATCCAGAGCATCTACTACGTCGCCTTCTGCCTGTTCGAAATCCCCACCGGGCTCATCGCCGACCGGATCGGCACCCGCAACTGCCTGCGCGCCGGAGCCGTGGTCATGACGGCGGCGAACCTGGCTCCGGTGGTCAGCGCCTCGTACACCGGATTCCTCGTCCACTTCCTCGCGATCGCCGCGGGCCGTTCCCTCACTTCGGGAGCGGCGAGCGCCTACCTGTACGACGGGCTGCGTGCCGAGAAGTGCGACGACCACTACCTGAAGGCGGAGGGCACCGCCCGTGCGCTCGGCCTCGTGGCGAAGGTCGTGTGCTGGCCGCTGGTCGGGCCGCTGATGGCCGTGGCGCACCCCACGCCGTACGTGCTCAGCGCCGCCAGCGCCGCGGGCTCCGTCGTCTGCGCCGTCGCACTGCCCCGCATCGCGGGCGCGGACGGCCGTACGGAAAAGGGGGACGCAGGGCGCCGGGGCGGCGCGTTCCTGCGGGACGCGGGCACCGCGCTGCGCTGCGTCGCCTCCTCGCGGTGGCTGGCCCTGGTGATGGTGCAGGG from the Streptomyces venezuelae genome contains:
- a CDS encoding PEP/pyruvate-binding domain-containing protein, producing MTAQLLTGPAEPATDRTVVGENLSLPLFRTLSGVLAGHPYLKVVVDRAENTWHLLDTAAHPFHVDYIATRILGMDLTALDADLDAFNASVYMDPDRRFLLGVLSLHTDEDPEGRERTFLVLETTEADTMHGELLASFYEFVRTRVDGRLPLLLKPANHGQEEALAAISEQSVPRILSHELFGTRARTPLNPGEATGRLRFFRTHDAYTAAAGELGWADIVAMPCLPDDVPRVAGFLNTAPITPLSHTNVLASGWGIPNAIVRDLEQLVEKDGLDGAWVRYRVREDEISLERLDRAPDLQAPAWHQQRIRLEPPLLEDAPVLALHRLRSTDRDRYGTKAANLGELHHVLDSRTADLTAFYGRPRPPRENLYGHLAARLGLSAFHTGAPTDGELRAAAAQFVASSVSAPNGVALPFALQQHFLASSTVLQQGIGKLKMALELDATDVLDSLCLQLQHLIRQTPVPESVTRQISQAFPADSGGRLVVRSSSNAEDLPGFSAAGVYDSVTTVHGTGELLDAVRQVWASLLSPRSVRLRHDVGISLDDTYMGVIIQEYVPASLGGVLVTCNPTRREDFRNVYLNCSPGSPEQVVEGSVLPQQYLYNTVEGGGRTVALGSWGDGLSAATRARLADLSLTGRLLQSHFSADDVDRPLDIEWLMTDRGDFRLVQIRPYAL
- a CDS encoding MFS transporter, encoding MRAASGQQATTGLTDTARRIIRLNYGFQLLFNLLWWMPVFYAYQKAAGLSDGQIFGIQSIYYVAFCLFEIPTGLIADRIGTRNCLRAGAVVMTAANLAPVVSASYTGFLVHFLAIAAGRSLTSGAASAYLYDGLRAEKCDDHYLKAEGTARALGLVAKVVCWPLVGPLMAVAHPTPYVLSAASAAGSVVCAVALPRIAGADGRTEKGDAGRRGGAFLRDAGTALRCVASSRWLALVMVQGVAIFTLSRICQVNLFQPILLDHGIAEASHGGVMAAMTVAEAVASARPQWLSRRLPPVAWVSILSLALAGSLAAMTFGGPWAVVVLLCVFAAATGFAYPIQRKLVNDAVPADAPRATLLSVESIVDRAVCALAAIAAGAYLAAGRLDALLWHSAIATAVLLGIFQLLLRSGMVRREPGGRAAPPDPPAGTPVGAGGRPGTERIRARRPR